The sequence GCTTGTTCTCGGCTTGTACGCGCTCGTACGCCTGCGCCCACTGCCAACGCTGCCACAGGCTGTGGCTATCGAAGAAGCCCACCCAGAGCAACACCAGCAGCAACGCGCCCCCAACGAGCCAGCGGCCACGCACCCGACGAGACGTAAATATTGATCCTTCCATGCCCAAGTCTTGTGCGCTTGCACGGTGAGTTACGAACGCGAGAACGCATCAAGGCCGGGGTACTGCGCAGCGGCGCCCAGATCTTCGGCAATCCGAAGCAACTGGTTGTATTTGGCCACACGGTCGCTCCGGCTGGCCGATCCCGTCTTGATCTGCCCCGTGCCCGCGGCCACCGCAAGGTCGGCGATGGTGGTGTCTTCCGTTTCGCCCGAGCGATGGCTCACAACGGAGGTAAAGCCGTTCTGATGGGCCTGTTCAATCGCATCCATCGTCTCGGTGAGCGTACCGATCTGATTGGGCTTGATGAGAATGGAGTTCGCGCAGCCCTCTTCAATGCCCCGCGTAAGCCGCTCCACATTCGTCACAAACAAATCGTCGCCCACCAACTGCACATCGTCGCCGATGGCATCGGTCAGCATCCGCCACCCCGTCCAGTCATCCTCGTCCATGGCATCCTCGATGGACAAGATGGGATACTGCGCGACCCAGTCGGCCCAGTACGCCACCATGTCTTCCGAGGAGCGCGGGTTGTCGGGGTCGCTCTTCCAGAAGTGATACTGCCCATCGTCGTACATTTCGGCCGTGGCCGGGTCGAGCGTGATGTAGATATCCGTCCCGGCGGTGTAGCCGGCTTGCTCGATGGCTTCAAGGATGCGCTCGATGGCCTCCTCGTTGGAGCTCAGGTTGGGGGCAAAGCCGCCCTCGTCGCCCACGGCAGTGCTGTAGCCCTTGTTGCCCAGCACGGCCTTCAGCTTGTGGAAGACCTCGGCGCCCATGCGTAGGGCTTCGGGAAACGACGGCGCGCCCACCGGAGCGATCATAAATTCTTGCATGTCTACGCTATTGTCCGCGTGGCGCCCGCCGTTCAAGATGTTCATCAGCGGAACGGGCAAGCGGCGCGCCGTGGCACCGCCCAGGTAGCGATACAGCGGCTGTCCCGATACTGCCGCAGCGGCCTTGGCGGTGGCCAGCGACACGCCCAACAGCGCATTGGCCCCCAGGGCCGACTTGTTCTCGGTGCCATCCAGTGCAATCAGCGCCGCATCGAGGCCCGCCTGATCATACACGTCGTGCCCAACCAACGCATCGGCAATGGTCGTATTTACGTTTGCCACGGCCTGCGTTACGCCCTTGCCGTTGTACCGGTCAGCGGCCCCGTCGCGCAGTTCAACCGCCTCG comes from Salisaeta longa DSM 21114 and encodes:
- a CDS encoding FtsB family cell division protein, coding for MEGSIFTSRRVRGRWLVGGALLLVLLWVGFFDSHSLWQRWQWAQAYERVQAENKQLKARIQRLQAELDRPLPDSTVERIAREVYGMRKPNETVYRVVDAPPTP
- the eno gene encoding phosphopyruvate hydratase — translated: MASIQHITAREILDSRGNPTVEVDVTTTAGPTGRAAVPSGASTGAYEAVELRDGAADRYNGKGVTQAVANVNTTIADALVGHDVYDQAGLDAALIALDGTENKSALGANALLGVSLATAKAAAAVSGQPLYRYLGGATARRLPVPLMNILNGGRHADNSVDMQEFMIAPVGAPSFPEALRMGAEVFHKLKAVLGNKGYSTAVGDEGGFAPNLSSNEEAIERILEAIEQAGYTAGTDIYITLDPATAEMYDDGQYHFWKSDPDNPRSSEDMVAYWADWVAQYPILSIEDAMDEDDWTGWRMLTDAIGDDVQLVGDDLFVTNVERLTRGIEEGCANSILIKPNQIGTLTETMDAIEQAHQNGFTSVVSHRSGETEDTTIADLAVAAGTGQIKTGSASRSDRVAKYNQLLRIAEDLGAAAQYPGLDAFSRS